The following is a genomic window from Sedimenticola thiotaurini.
CTCGCCTGGGGATCATCGGCGGCGGTGATCGGGCGACCGATCACCAGCAGATCGGCACCGTTGTTGAGGGCATTCAACGGGGTCATGACCCGTTTCTGATCATCCTGGACGGCACTGGCGGGACGGACACCTGGCGTGACCAGAAGAAACTCCGGCCCGACCAGGGGCCGCACTTCCGCCGCTTCCAGGGGCGAACAGACAATCCCGTCCAGTCCGGAATCCGCCGTCAGCCTGGCCAGGCGAATCACATTATCCGCCGGCGCACCGGAAAAACCGATCTCGGCTATATCCTTCTCCCCCAGGCTGGTCAGAATGGTCACCGCAATCAGTAGTGGCCGGTGGCTCAGGGACTCCAGCCGCTCCCGCGCGGCCATCATCATCTTGCTGCCACCGGAGGCATGCACATTGACCATCCAGACCCCCAGGTCAGCCGCCGCCGCACAAGCCGCCGCCACGGTGTTGGGAATATCGTGGAATTTCAGGTCAAGGAACACATCGAAGCCCTTCCCCACCAGCTTTTCCACAAAGCCCGGCCCCAGCCGGGTGAACATCTCCTTGCCTACCTTGAGGCGACAGGAGGCCGGATCCAGGCCGGAAACCAGGTCCAGAGCCGGTGCAGCGGAGGGGTAATCGAGGGCGACAATAATACGGGGGTTGCGGGATAAAACGGTCATGGATTATGCCTTGCAAGTGTTGGGTTCTGATCAATTTGAGGCGGCAGCCGGGGGCAGATCTCATCCAGCCCGTCCCTTGGCTTGATACTGCTCCAGGATTTGCAGCTGGGGCACTGCCAGTGCAGTGTCTTGGCGGTAAATCCGCAACTGACACATTGATAGGCCGCACGGTGGTCCAGCAATTTGGTCAGGACCTGTTGCAGTATCTGCAGACTTCCCCACCCATCGGTGTGGCCTGATTTCAGCGACAGCCCCACCATCCGGTTCAGGCCTTCCAGGTGTGGATGGGCATGCAGATAACCGCTTAAAAAGCGCAGCGCAGCCTCATCACCCTCATCTTCCTGAATAAAATCGGTCAGCGCCAGCACACTGCTGATCGAGTGATGGCGCTCATAAAGCTTGCGCAGGTATTTGACAAGTTCCGCCCGGTTACCCAGTTCCCGGTAGCAGTCGATAATCTCCGGCAGGACTTCAGAGAGATAGGCTGAATCCTGCTTCTCCACCTGCCTCAGCGTACGGATAGCGCTCTTGGGCGAGCCGTTCATTGCCTCAATCCGGCCCTGTAGAATAGTCGCCCTGACACAACTCTCATCGGAGAGATGGGCTTTTTTCAATAACTTGGTTGTTTTAAC
Proteins encoded in this region:
- the pyrF gene encoding orotidine-5'-phosphate decarboxylase; its protein translation is MTVLSRNPRIIVALDYPSAAPALDLVSGLDPASCRLKVGKEMFTRLGPGFVEKLVGKGFDVFLDLKFHDIPNTVAAACAAAADLGVWMVNVHASGGSKMMMAARERLESLSHRPLLIAVTILTSLGEKDIAEIGFSGAPADNVIRLARLTADSGLDGIVCSPLEAAEVRPLVGPEFLLVTPGVRPASAVQDDQKRVMTPLNALNNGADLLVIGRPITAADDPQASLDRIQQEIAGFCGAQS
- the lapB gene encoding lipopolysaccharide assembly protein LapB — translated: MMELFWLLLPVAAASGWWAAKRSISRQEVTAAERSPGYFSGLNYLLNEQPDKAIDVFIKMLEVDSDTVETHLALGNLFRRRGEVDRAIRIHQNLIARPMLNREQRAQALLELGRDYMKAGLFDRAESLFNELGEMNMFQAQALENLLTIYQQEKDWEKCLQVAKRLEQRTGISRRRECAHYYCELAEEAQLRKDLVKTTKLLKKAHLSDESCVRATILQGRIEAMNGSPKSAIRTLRQVEKQDSAYLSEVLPEIIDCYRELGNRAELVKYLRKLYERHHSISSVLALTDFIQEDEGDEAALRFLSGYLHAHPHLEGLNRMVGLSLKSGHTDGWGSLQILQQVLTKLLDHRAAYQCVSCGFTAKTLHWQCPSCKSWSSIKPRDGLDEICPRLPPQIDQNPTLARHNP